The DNA region AGCGCGCAAAATCGGCGATCTTCGTGAAATTGGTTGCCTTGTGCTGACGATCGAAGATCCACCCGACATGGCTGTAGAGAAAGCCCTTCTGCCGGGGCGAATGCACATCGTGCACCGTGTCGGAATGGAGATGGTGATGGCGGTGCTTGGCCGCCCACCACAATACGCTCTTCTGGGCGCTGCTCTGGGCCAGGAACGCCAGCACGAACTGGAACACCCGGCTGGTCGAATAGGCCCGATGGGAAAAATAGCGATGATAGCCCGCGCAGATTGCGAACATTCGTAGCCAGTAGAGGCTCACGCAAAGGATGACCGCTTCGAGGGTGATGCCGGTCCAGATCGCCGCGATGCAGCTCAGATGGACAAGCACGAAAGGAATGGCTGCCGGATAGACGATATCTTCGTGCGATTCGTCGAGGCTCTCGTGGTTCATGCTGGCGATTTTTCCATTTGATATAACCTATGACCAGATTACGTCCAATCGACGGCTCCTGAGTGATATCTATAATTATTTGATTGAATCACTTTGTTTCGTTGGCCAGCGTCAAATTTTGCGGATGTCGCACCATTTAGCGCAACATCAGAGCGCTGTTGGAAAATGATCTAGCGCCCGCTAAAATTCGCGGCTCTTCACACAAGCACCCAATTATCGCTGCATGAACCAATGTTCGTAAATATAACGCGGCGATGTCACTGTTTGTTCGGAACAGAAACACGAAAATTTCGCGACGACTGCGCTACACTATGGGTCGTCCGCGACAATCGTTGGCTGGGTGATTTGGCGCGCGACGATGTGGAACGGATCGGGATTTGATGGCGATGACCGACTGTCACCCTCCGCCACGTGCCCCAGTGCGGAACATGGTCCGGTTCCATCGGTTGAAGGGGGGCCCCGACCCGATTGGCGGGTGGAACTCCCATAGCCCACACCGAATTGCTTTTGAGCGAGGCCATCGTGATGCCGATCGTCCGTATCCGGTCTGAATTTGCCGCCAGAGCCGAAGCCGCAACCCTTGTCACCGAGCACGGACGCAATGCGTTCTACGAAGCGCTGCGGGCATGGCGCCGCGGATGCGCCGACGGTGGACGTTTTTGGGCCGCCGTGACTCGTCACATCTGCTCCCCCGGCGAAGCGCTGTCCGGGCGCTGCCATCACGGGACAGGCAAGGATGACAGCCCTCGCCGCTGCCTCTGTTGCCCGTGGCGTCCTTGAAGCCTCCCGGAGCATTCCCCGCAACAGGGGGACTTGGCCTCTGCTGAAGATCGAGGGGCCGCTGCAGTGAGCATTCGACAACTCAAGAACTGATTGCAACGGTCAGCTTTCGCTGCCGTCGGCCCAGTTGTCGCCAAATTGCCGCGCGGCCAATTCTCGCTCGCAGGCGATCCACCCGAAATGGCGCGGATGGAACAGGTCGAGGGCGAGACCGTTTCATGACCAAGACCGCTATCCGTATTTTCCTCAGGCGCCTCAGGCTGCGCCTGAATGCCCCCGAGGATGACATGAGGATTGCCCAGGTCGCGCCTTTGATGGAGAGCGTGCCGCCGAAATATTATGGCGGGACCGAGCGTGTGGTACACTTTCTTACTGAAGCGCTCGTCGACCTTGGCCATGACGTGACGCTGTTTGCCAGCGGCGATTCCGTCACCCGCGCCGATCTTGTTCCGGTGGTACGCAAGGCGCTGCGGCTCGATCCGGCCGTGGCCGATCCGGTGCCGTATTACTTGCTGATGCTCGACTGGCTGAACAGCCGCGCCGACGAGTTCGACGTCCTGCATTTCCACATCGATGCCTTCCACTTTCCGCTGTTCAACGGCCGCCGCCACCGTACGGTGACGACGCTGCACGGACGGCAGGATCTGCCCGATATCGGCGCGCTTTATCGCGGCTTTCCCGGCATGCCGCTGGTCTCGATCTCGAACCACCAGCGCACCCCCGTGCCGGATGCGAGTTTCGCTGCCACCATCCCGCATGGTCTGCCAAAGGATCTGCTGGCGCCGACCTTCGATCCGCGCGGCGGCTATCTCGCCTTTCTCGGGCGGATGTCGCCGGAGAAGGGCCCGCTCATCGCAATCAGGCTGGCACGCGCGCTCGGCCTGCAGCTGCGCATGGCGGCCAAGGTCGACAAGGTCGATGAGCAATATTTCCGGGAGGTGGTGCATCCCGAGATCGCCTGTGGCGACGATGTCGAGTTCATCGGCGAGATCAACGACCGCGACAAGGCGAGGCTGCTCGGCGAAGCGCAGGCGCTGCTGTTCCCGATCGCCTGGCCCGAGCCGTTCGGCTTGGTGATGATCGAGGCCATGGCGTGTGCGACACCGGTGCTCGCCTTCCGTGCCGGTTCGGTGCCGGAGGTGATCAAGGATCACGTCACCGGGCGCATCGTCGACGATTTCGACGGAGCACTGCGCGCGATCCCCGAGTTGCTGGCGCTCGACCGCCGGCGTATCCGCGCCGAGTTCGAGGCGCGCTTCACCGCCGAGCGGATGGCGCGCGATTATGTCGATGTCTATCGCGGTCTGGCGCGGACCATTGGCAGGCCGGCGCTGCGGCCTCGCCTGATCGTACAACGCCCGACAGCCGCAGCTCACGTTCTGCAGAGTGAGGTTCATGCCGGCTAAGACAACGGCCGTCACCGAACTGCTGATCGACACCGTCGGCGAGTCCCCGTTCTACATTCCCGCCACCGGCCCCTCGGCCCGCCCGCGGCGAACCTTGAAGCATGGCGACTGCTTCGCCGTGCTGGATTCCTACGGCGATATCGGGGCATCCCAGGGCGGCCCCGATGGCTTGTTCTTCCGCGACACCCGCTATTTGTCGCGGCTTGAGCTGATGATCAACGGCACCCTGCCGCTGCTGCTCGACTCCACCGTGCGCGACGACAATCTGGCGCTGGCGGCCGATCTGACCAATCCGGATGTCTATTTCGACGGTCATGTGGTGCTGCCCAAGGACACCATCCACATGGTGCGCTCGGTGGTGCTGTGGAAGGGCGTCGCCCATGTGCGGCTGGGCTTGCGCAATC from Blastochloris tepida includes:
- a CDS encoding glycosyltransferase family 4 protein, whose translation is MRIAQVAPLMESVPPKYYGGTERVVHFLTEALVDLGHDVTLFASGDSVTRADLVPVVRKALRLDPAVADPVPYYLLMLDWLNSRADEFDVLHFHIDAFHFPLFNGRRHRTVTTLHGRQDLPDIGALYRGFPGMPLVSISNHQRTPVPDASFAATIPHGLPKDLLAPTFDPRGGYLAFLGRMSPEKGPLIAIRLARALGLQLRMAAKVDKVDEQYFREVVHPEIACGDDVEFIGEINDRDKARLLGEAQALLFPIAWPEPFGLVMIEAMACATPVLAFRAGSVPEVIKDHVTGRIVDDFDGALRAIPELLALDRRRIRAEFEARFTAERMARDYVDVYRGLARTIGRPALRPRLIVQRPTAAAHVLQSEVHAG